The region AATGGTTTAACTAAATCTTCAATTTCTAAAAAAACAATTGTAATTAAAGTTGCGAGCAAAAAATTTTCTAAAAAATCCTCTTCTGAGGGGATTGTTGTTTTAAAACCAAATGTATGTGCTAAGGCATATACTGTTAGTGCGAAATTTGGCAAATATGTTGTTTATAAAAAAATGAAATGTATTGAAGGCAATGTGAAAGATCCATTGAAATATAATATTCCAACAAAAAGTGGTGTTCCAGATATTGATGTAATGCCTGGAAATTATGTTATGGGAGACAATAATGCAAGATACACATTAACAAAAATACAATATAATGAAGTTATAAAAAGAGACAGTTATTGTTTGTTTTTAAATAATAAATTATCCAAATATACTTTTTTTAAAACAAAAAATAATCCCAATACTAATCATATTATTCAGCGAGAAAAATGGAATGTTATTGAAAGGGCAATAAATCTTAAGATTGTTGGGAAAAATAAAGCTAATTATTGGCTAAGTGAAATTTCAGTTTTACTTAAGGGTAAATCATATAAATATCCTGAAGTAAGGAAGACTCAATCTACAAACTATTATTGTGGTCCCAATTCAGCTAGTGTTTGTACTCAGGTTTTGAAAAATTATTATTGTGAAAAATATCTCGCAAAGTTAATGGGTACAAATCGTAGGGAGGGTACAAAATGTCAATGGATTATTGATGGTTTAAATAAATTAGGTTTTAATGCAACTTACTTCTACAAAGCATCTTTTGATAATGCATTAAATGAGCTTAAAAAAGGCGGTGCTGCATTAGTATTCCATGCACCTCGCCATTATGTTTCTATTTTGGATATCAGTTCTGATGGTAAAAAAGTTTTAGTGAGCAATTCTTATGGAAGTTATGATAATATTCCAACTAAATGGACTAAAATAAGTTATATGAAAACTAAGTTTTCTAAATGGGAGGAGAGTGTGATTGTAAGAAGTAATTACAAGCTTTCTGATTCTGTAAATGATAGTGTAAATTGTTTCTATAACAGTATGGGTACAAATTGGTATCGCCATAGTACTAGTCAAAAAATGGGTTTAGTTTAACTTAATATTGGGGAAATTTTCCTGATTCTTTTTTTAATAAATGATATCCGTCAAAATTAAATTTGTCAATGTAAAATTTTCTTTATTTAATAATTGAAGCATTATTTACATTTATTAAAGATTAATTTTCTGAGTTTTTGAGGATAATCTGACAATTTTTAAAACAAAAAATATTTTATTAATTTATTCAGATATATAATTAGTCAAAAATTGTTATAGCAATATCTAAAAGTTTATTTTACAAATTTTAGATATTTTAACGATTATTTTTAAATTATTCAATAATATTTTTTAAAATAATTAATCAATTTATGATATAATATAGGAAAATTTTGTGATATATATGGTTGAAGAAAATAGTAATATGCTACTTGGGGTTCGTGATAAGCCTCCTGCGCTTAGGTGGGTTTTACTTGCTATACAGCATGTATGTGCAATGTTCGGAGCTACAATTTTAGTTCCGATAGTTGTTAACACCACTGCAGGTGCAGATGTTTTATCAATTCCTGTAGCATTAGTCACATCTGGTATAGGTACATTAATCTATCTTGTTTGCACTCGTGGAAGAAGTCCGGTATACTTGGGAAGCTCTTTTGCATTCATTGCTCCTATGGTTGCAGGGTATGCATTAGCTGGTAAATCTAGTGTATTTTCAGCTTTGATGCTTGTTGGTTTGGTATATGTTGCTGTATCATGCATTATTAGAATTTCTGGTAAAGCATGGATTAATAAATTATTGCCTCCGGTAATTGTTGGTCCCATGATTATGGTCATCGGATTGTCTCTTGCTCCAACTGCTATTAGTGAAATCGGTTTAGATTTAGCAGTAGTACCATGGAAAAACCTGGTCGTTGCATTGATTGCATTTTTAACTACTGCATTTTTGGCAGTTCGTGGAAAAGGAATTTTACGCGTAATCCCTTTTTTGATTGGTATTATTGTAGGATATATTGCAGCGGCGGCTCTTGGTATGGTTGATTTTACTCAAGCATTAACTGCAAATGTGGTTGAAATTCCTAAATTTTACTTGCCATTTATGAATTATAATTTAAACTTTGCTGCAGTCCTTACAATTGTTCCAATTGCTTTAGTAACAATGGTGGAGCATATTGGAGACCATAAAGTATTGAGTGAAATCATTGGTCGTGATCTAATTGAAGATCCTGGTCTTGACAGAACTTTGCTTGGGGATGGTCTTGCAACATTCCTTGCAGCATTATTGGGAGGTCCTGCAAACACTACTTATGGTGAAAACACTTCTGTTGTAGGCATGACACGAGTTGCATCTGTTTATGTTATTGCTCTTGCAGCTATTATAGCAATTATATTTGCATTCTCAGGACATTTGACTTCACTTTTAACAGCAATTCCCGCTCCCGTTTTAGGCGGTATTTCTGTATTATTATACGGGTTTATTTGTGTAAATGGTCTTAAAATTTTAATTCACAACCAAGTTGACTTTAACAACACTAAAAATGTTGTTGTAGCTGCAACCATGCTTGTTTTAGGTTTAGGTGGAGCAACATTATCCGTTGTTTATGGCAATTTGTCTCTTGCTATGTCAGGAATGTCTCTTGCAGCAGTCATCGGTGTAATTTTAAATCTTGTAATACCGGAGGAAAAACATGAATGAATTTGTTTTAAATCACCCATTGATAACTCATAAACTTGCATTTTTAAGAGATATCAATACTGGAACTAAAGAATTCAGAGAACTTGTAACTGAAATTTCAACAATTCTTGTTTATGAAGCAATGAGGGATGCACAACTTGAAAAAACAACTATTGAAACTCCCCTTGAGAAAATGGAAACAGGAACCCTTAATGAAAATAACTATGCAATTGTTCCAATATTGAGAGCTGGAATGGGCATGATTGATGGAGTGTTAAATGTAATTCCAAATGCAAAAATTGGTCATATTGGTCTTTACAGAAATGAAGAAACATTCGAACCTGTTGAATATTATTATAAAATGCCTGAAGGGATTAAAAATAGGGAAGTTCTAGTAGTTGATCCTATGCTTGCAACAGGTGGAAGTGCATCAGCAACAATTTCCCGGCTTAAACAAGATGGTGTAACTAAAATCAAGTTGTTATGTATTGTAGCTGCTCCACAAGGTATTGAAACAATCGAAAACGACCATCCTGATGTTAAAATATTTTGTGCAACTGTTGACAGGGAATTAAACGAAAATGCATATATCCTTCCAGGTCTTGGAGATGCTGGAGATAGGGTATATGGAACTAAATAATTAAGTTTAATTTTCTTTTTTCTTTTTTTTGGATGACTCATGAATATTAAATTAAAAATCATAAAATTTTATTTTGGTATTGATTAAATGAGTATAATAATAGATATAGGGATTTTGTTTCTTTATTTTGAATGGACAGCACGACAAATGAAGCTAAATCTACAGTTGCATATTTAATTGATAAAACAAAAGGTAGTTTAATTTCTAAAAATATTTATTCATCTTATAAAGCCACGACTAATTGATTGAAGGTTCTCTAAAGAAAATTGTTAAATCTATTTATTAAGTAAAACATAAGTTAGTTTCTAGTTATTCATATGTGAAGAAAAAAGTTTACTCTGCCGTTA is a window of Methanobrevibacter gottschalkii DSM 11977 DNA encoding:
- a CDS encoding cysteine peptidase family C39 domain-containing protein, with the protein product MVFIGNKKYSVYTNSKGVANLNINLVAKTYKLTISFEGDDNYNAVNKIMYLRISKLSTRITCYKNFVVKGNNLYFYLFDSYYNPVSCKKLIVKYKGKTVTKTSNKNGRISYKIKSSGSKHSLHVKFKGDGQFKSSSKYHKFYITTFSPLKIGNSKLLTNGYLRIYLNGLTKSSISKKTIVIKVASKKFSKKSSSEGIVVLKPNVCAKAYTVSAKFGKYVVYKKMKCIEGNVKDPLKYNIPTKSGVPDIDVMPGNYVMGDNNARYTLTKIQYNEVIKRDSYCLFLNNKLSKYTFFKTKNNPNTNHIIQREKWNVIERAINLKIVGKNKANYWLSEISVLLKGKSYKYPEVRKTQSTNYYCGPNSASVCTQVLKNYYCEKYLAKLMGTNRREGTKCQWIIDGLNKLGFNATYFYKASFDNALNELKKGGAALVFHAPRHYVSILDISSDGKKVLVSNSYGSYDNIPTKWTKISYMKTKFSKWEESVIVRSNYKLSDSVNDSVNCFYNSMGTNWYRHSTSQKMGLV
- a CDS encoding uracil-xanthine permease family protein — encoded protein: MVEENSNMLLGVRDKPPALRWVLLAIQHVCAMFGATILVPIVVNTTAGADVLSIPVALVTSGIGTLIYLVCTRGRSPVYLGSSFAFIAPMVAGYALAGKSSVFSALMLVGLVYVAVSCIIRISGKAWINKLLPPVIVGPMIMVIGLSLAPTAISEIGLDLAVVPWKNLVVALIAFLTTAFLAVRGKGILRVIPFLIGIIVGYIAAAALGMVDFTQALTANVVEIPKFYLPFMNYNLNFAAVLTIVPIALVTMVEHIGDHKVLSEIIGRDLIEDPGLDRTLLGDGLATFLAALLGGPANTTYGENTSVVGMTRVASVYVIALAAIIAIIFAFSGHLTSLLTAIPAPVLGGISVLLYGFICVNGLKILIHNQVDFNNTKNVVVAATMLVLGLGGATLSVVYGNLSLAMSGMSLAAVIGVILNLVIPEEKHE
- the upp gene encoding uracil phosphoribosyltransferase, with amino-acid sequence MNEFVLNHPLITHKLAFLRDINTGTKEFRELVTEISTILVYEAMRDAQLEKTTIETPLEKMETGTLNENNYAIVPILRAGMGMIDGVLNVIPNAKIGHIGLYRNEETFEPVEYYYKMPEGIKNREVLVVDPMLATGGSASATISRLKQDGVTKIKLLCIVAAPQGIETIENDHPDVKIFCATVDRELNENAYILPGLGDAGDRVYGTK